DNA from Candidatus Binatia bacterium:
TAGCGGTGCATCGCGGCTCGCAGGATCAGGTCACCAAGAAGGGGCCGCCTGTCCTTGGTCGAGAAGATGATGTGCACAAGAACGTTCGATAGGGACTGAGCCATGCGGTACTGTCAAGATAGGGTGAGACCCACGCCGCGCGCAACCCCTTCGGGGTAGAAGAGAAATCGGTTTCGCTTCCCAGGGTAGCCGCTACGCGGCAACCCTGGGCTATGTTACACCAACGCCTTCGGCGTAATCTGCCAAGCGACCGCTGCTTAGGTTAGCGCATATGGGACAGAGCCCGGTGCTACCGGAGAGTGTGCAATTTGGACAGCACGCACAGGCTCAATGCCAGTAAGTTAAGCCGCTAGCACCAGTGAAGCAGTATCGAGACGTCCCGCCGAGGGGGAACCAGTGATGCCATGCGCGCCGCCGGGGAATCGAATTCCCCGGCTACGGTGGTGAAAAAGTCCGTTGAAACGGACTCCTGCGTGTCTGAGTCGTCTTCAGACGACTTCCCCCTATTCGTAGCCAGAGAATTTGCTTCCCTGGCGGTGCGACTGCGAGCCACGCGCGTTCTGGGGTTGCACTCGTTATCTTACTGGCGTTCAGCTCTCAGCCCGGGAATTGAAACCTCTGCCTTTTGGCTGGGTTCTCGTGAGCTTGGCTGAAGGCTGACCGCTGATCGCTGATAGCTACTCCGCACATTTTGCCATTTCAGGCCTGAAAGGGCTGAGTGCTCACGGGTTACTCAGCCCGTGGGGGCACGTTGTCCAGAGCCCACCGGGTGCTGGTTGCTCCAAAAGGGGGGCGTGCTAGCCCGCACAATCGCGCGGGCTAGCACGCCGAGAAAGAAGGTGCGCACAAGTGGCTTAACCGCTTGACTAGCAAGCGAGTCATAGCCTATGGGAGCCACACTGTGGCACGGTGCTATGCTGCTGGGACCTGCGGGGGTCGGGGATTTCATTCGGGAGTCGAAATGTAGTTCGGCGGACAAGAAGATGATTCGCCCGATTAGAGAGGAAGACATACCGAGCGTCGCTGAGATGATGCTGCTCAATTGGGACGGAGTCATGTCTGAACACCATTCGCCGGGTGTGGTGGCGAAGTTCAGGGGCGAAGTCACCCCAGGCTGGATCAGGCGGCAGATGGGATGGAAGCAAATCTTTGTCGTTGAAGAGGCCAGCGAGATTGTGGCCACTGGAGCATTGGCCAACTTCGGCAGACCGGACGCTCCCAATCACAGCGTGTCCCAGTTCTTTGTCCGACCTGACCTGCATGGGCGCGGGATCGGCACGCTCCTCCTGGAGCATCTTATCCGGGCAGCCCGTGGCAACGGCATACACCGCCTGCATGTTCCCAGTAGTCGCAACGCCGTCCCCTTCTACCAACGTGCCGGATTCGTTGCCGACGCCGTGCAACCGGACGTGTCGGATGAGATTACTTGGATGACCATGGATATACCGGAGGAAGCGCAGAACCAGCGGCTGCAGGCGACGCGGTACCCGCGCGCCTGACCCGCGGCGTTAGCGGCATCTGGGGCTGCCGTGCTGCGCTGAGGAGCCAGAGCGAGGACGAGATGGCGCATTCGTTAGCTGAGATCGAGGACAACGCTCTCCGGTTGCCGGCCGAGGATCGTGCACGGCTCGCAGTGGACCTGCTGGCGAGTCTCGAGGAGAGCGTGGAGTCACCGGAGGAGATCGAAAAGCTAAGGTGGGTTTCGGTGCTACTTCTTCTCGCGGGAAGAAACCCGGATGCACGTCCATGTCTACCATGCCGAGGGTGAGGCAAAGTTTTGGTTGGAGCCGGGGGTCGAGCTCGCGGCGAACTACGGTCTGAGTCAGCGCCGTCTCGCCAGTGCCCGCCGGCTGGTTCTGGAGCATGAGGATGAAATCCGCAACGCGTGGAAAGCCCATTTCGGTGGTTGAGGTCACGAACGTCTCGAAGCATGGATTCTGGCTCTTGCTCGGTGAGCGTGAGCGGTTCCTGGCATTCGAGCACTTCCCCTGGTTTCGGGACGTTTCAATCGGCCAGCTGTGCAACGTCGAGCTCCCGCATCCGCATCATCTCTATTGGCCCGATCTCGATGTGGACGTGGCGGTGGAGTCGATCGATCATCCCGACCGCTTTCCGCTGGTGAGCCAGGCTCAGCCTAACAAGCGAATCCAGCCGACGCGCAAGAGACGTGCGCGCGGCAGATCCGCATTGCGCTGAGGCTGCTCAAAAAACAGCCACCATCCTTCTCCCGTTGCCGGAAGCCTGCCCTGAGCCCCGTCGAAGGGTGGCAACAGGGGAACGGACCCAGGCGGGTATCGGGCTCCATTCTTCATGATCCGAGGGTGAACGAACTTCATGGCCACAGCTAAGACCTCCGCTCAGCTGTTGGTGCTGTCCTAACTGCGGCGTAGCTGTCAGCGATCAGCGGTCAGCCGTCAGCCAAGCTCACGAGAACGCAGCCAAATGGCAGAGGCTTCAATTTCCGGGCTGAGAGCTGAACGCTGATAGCTGATCGCTCCGCGCACATTTTGCCATTTCAGGCCTGAAAGAGCTGAGTGCTCACGGGTTACTCAGCCGTGGGGGGCGCGGGGTCGAGAGCCCACCGCTTGCTGGTTGCTCCAAAAGGGGGGCGTGCTAGCCCGCACAATCGCGCGGGCTAGCACGCGGAGAAAGAAGGTGCTTATCAGTGGCTCCTTACATTCAGTGACCCAACCGCTTGACTTGCAAGCGAGTCATAGCCTATGGGAGCCACACTGTGGCACGGTGCTATGCTGCAGGGACCTGCGGGGGGCGGGGATTTCATTCGGGAGTCGAAATGTAGTTCGGCTGTTTGTGGCGCGTCCGTGTGCTACTGAGCAACCGTGCGCTACGAGATTCGCTTCGCGCAATGCGTTCGTGACCACATGAAGTTCCTGACGGTGGCGGAGAGGTCAACCTTGCTCGATGCCATCCGCGAGCAGTTGGCTCACGAACCTCTCGTCGAGACGCGGCGCCGTAAGCCGTTGCGCCCGAACCCGCTAGCTCCGTGGGAATTGCGGGTCGGCCCGCTGCGGGCGTTCTATGACGTGCGGCCACCGGACCCGAAGCGCGAAGCGCTGGCTGACGTGGTATATGTTCTGGCAGTTGGCAAGAAGGAGCGGAACGTGCTCCGGATCGCCGGGGAGATAGTCAAGATATGAAGACCCTCGCACTTTCGACTGCATCACGCTCGCTCGCCGAGTACGCGAGCGAACTAGACGACGAAATCGTCTTGCTGACCAAACGAAACCGACCGTTCGCCGCGATTGTTCCGCTTCGGAACGTGGACCGGGAGAGCCTCGCACTGAGCACGCACCCTGGATTTCTCGCTCTGATCGAACGATCGCGCCGCGAGGTTGCGGCTGGGAAAACTCTCTCCCTAGCAGAGATGCGCGCTGCATTGGCAACCGACAGGCGAGCACCTGAATCGATCCCGTCCGCCAAGCGCCACGGCCGAACCAGCCGCTCCAGGCGACGACCCAGAGCGGGCCGCGCCTGAGCGCCAACGGTTAACCCGATTGAATTCAGCAAATGGCCACAACCACAGAAGACACGGTCGCGTATTGCAATTGCATGGAGCAAGTGAAGCGCCGGCTTCGGTTAGTGGCTGCGATCACCGGAGGAATGCTCAAAACCGGCGACGAAGGTGCCGACGCTGAGTTCGCATGTCTTCAACTGCGCAAGGTTCTCGAACTGATCGCGTTTGCTACGTTGGCCGCAAATCGGGAACGGTATTCGCAGGCGCGAGCGGACGTGGATAAGGAATGGAGCGCCAAGCGAATCTTGGAACGACTAGCGCGGATGAACCCCGATTTCTACCCAGTGCCGGTCATACCAATATCGAAGGGACCTGGCCGGTGGCACTTCGACATTGTTGCGGACGGTTTTCTGACCCAGAGCGACTTCGCCATTTTGTTCGACAAGTGCAGCGAAGTCGTGCACGAATGGAACCCGTTTCGGGCAGGACCTCGCCTGGTAGACTTCGGCAGAAGTATTTCGGAGTGGGCGCGAAGAATCGAACGCCTGCTCGAAGTTCACCACGTGCGCCTCATCGATCAGCCAGATATTCTGCTGGTCCGTCTGACGGATCCGGCTGACGGGAAGGCTCACGTGTTTTCGGCGTCGCCACGACCGGGCTAACACGCGTTGCACCAGGCGCAGAGGGATGTAGGTCGGAAGAGTCGGATACCACGACGGCGCCATTGAATTCCGACCTTTCCGACCTACGTCCCTCTGCGACGCCGGATTAGCCTTTTCAGCCATCGGAGGACTACATGCGTAGTGTTGCGGAC
Protein-coding regions in this window:
- a CDS encoding GNAT family N-acetyltransferase, producing MGATLWHGAMLLGPAGVGDFIRESKCSSADKKMIRPIREEDIPSVAEMMLLNWDGVMSEHHSPGVVAKFRGEVTPGWIRRQMGWKQIFVVEEASEIVATGALANFGRPDAPNHSVSQFFVRPDLHGRGIGTLLLEHLIRAARGNGIHRLHVPSSRNAVPFYQRAGFVADAVQPDVSDEITWMTMDIPEEAQNQRLQATRYPRA
- a CDS encoding DUF4160 domain-containing protein, which gives rise to MHVHVYHAEGEAKFWLEPGVELAANYGLSQRRLASARRLVLEHEDEIRNAWKAHFGG
- a CDS encoding DUF2442 domain-containing protein, whose product is MKSATRGKPISVVEVTNVSKHGFWLLLGERERFLAFEHFPWFRDVSIGQLCNVELPHPHHLYWPDLDVDVAVESIDHPDRFPLVSQAQPNKRIQPTRKRRARGRSALR
- a CDS encoding type II toxin-antitoxin system RelE/ParE family toxin, which encodes MRYEIRFAQCVRDHMKFLTVAERSTLLDAIREQLAHEPLVETRRRKPLRPNPLAPWELRVGPLRAFYDVRPPDPKREALADVVYVLAVGKKERNVLRIAGEIVKI